The nucleotide window ggcgcggTGCGGGCGGTCCGTGGCCGAGGCGGTGATGGCGGCCGAGAGGCCGTGCAGCCTGTTCGCGCTGAGCGCGGCCGCCGTGAGCCGCAGCATGGCCGCCCTGGAGCGGGACGTCTGGGGTAaggcgcgggcggcgcggggcggcggggcgcggggcccgGGCCTGCCCGCACCCTGCCGCCCTCTCCCTCTGGCTCTCCGCAGCGCTGCCCGGGCACCTCCTGCGGGGGCTCCTGCCGCTCCTCACCATCTTCCATCTCGAGCGGGCCGAGGACGCCGCGCGGAGAGCAGGTGACACCGGCGGGGACGGCGACGAACTcgtggggacacccccgggCGGGAGGGACGGGCCCCTCAAACTGATGGGGTGACATACCGGAGGGATGCCCCCGAACCCGGCGGGAGGAGCCCACAGCGCAGGGACCCTcagctggagagaggagccccGAGCCAGAGCGGTCCCAGGGACACCGCGCTCTATCCCACACCCGGACGAGCTCGGGCTGTGCCCCGGTATCCCATCGAGCTCCGGAGCAAGACACTGGGAGAGGGGTGAAAGCTCCCGGTTGATGATTCTTCCCCCCAGGCCTCTCGACACAGCCCATCTGGCGCAAGCTGTGGGACGATGTGATGAAAACCAGGCCGCCCAACTCGGAGGTGAGGAAACGCTCTGGTGGGAGAAGGGGCTCAACACAGGAGCTCTGTTTCTGATGTTTTCCATGGGGTTTTCTTTCTGGCTGCCTCCAAGCAATTCCTGGCACCTGTTTATAAGCGTTTGTAGAGCTCTGGACCCAAGCATGACCCTGTTAATACAAACATTTTGAGAAATGGGATTTATAAAGGAAGCATAGTGCACAGCCCCACCCTTCATCTCCCAACACTGAGTTTGCCAAAAGAGCAAATCTTTGTCTTCAGAGATTGTCATGAAACAGAGGATAAAAACAGTGTCTTCTATAATCTTTACACCTacactggcaaaaaaaaaaaaaaaatgttgatgtCTTAGAAAGCATGAGAAAAATAGAGAAGACAGTGAGTTTGGAGAATGGCTTTATGTAGAAAAACTGAAGCAGCTTCATTGCTTCATCACTGTAGAACAGTCATTAACAAACAACTTAATGACAGCCAGTAAATAGATGCTGGAAGAAAATTGCTGGTCATGTGGTTTTTAATGGGCAAAAAACCTGGCCCAGCTCCAAACCACTGAGTGTTTAAATTAGGCCAGAAGGAGGACGAAGAGAACAATGGGATTCACTCAGGTTTTCAAGGAGTACACTGAGGAAGGATACTGAGAACTAGAGAGGTGCTCTCAGTGGAGCTAGCAGGAGGGGTTTCTTGGACACCAGGTTAGCAGACAGCAATAATTTAGCATataaagaacaagaaaaatggATTGTTCCTACACCCTGTTGTTCAATTGCAGAGCATAACATGCTGGAGGAAGAAGTTCCTTGAAACATTCTTCTCCAACGTCCTCCACGGTGTCTTGGACGTTTCCTCTGACTGGCGCCTCCACGACCGTCACTTTTCGCCgctgctgcacagctccccGCACGTTTCCCAGCTCACCCTGTGCAACATGCTGCAGGGGGCCGTGGAACTCACTGCCGAGCACAACCACAAAGTGCTGGAAAACCTGGCTGCCTCCCTGCGGGTCCTGAAGTTCCAGCACCTCCTCTCCTGCGACCAGTCCATCAGGCGCTCGCTGGTTTTGCTCCTTCACCGGCTGATCCACCACGGCTCTGTCAGCCAGGTGTCCATGTGCTCCTGGCCTGTTCCTGACACAGTTCTTCTCGTCCTCATCCTGACCATGAGTGCTGGGTTCTGGCGCTCAGGAAATGCCCTCACCTGTCACGGCAGCCCATGTGGCCTTTGCAGAGAGGAGGACAAAGCCCAAAGCCAGGAGTCAGcacaggaggaagcagagagggGCTGTAGTGCTGAGCGGGAGGGGAGCGGTGCTGAGAACCAGAAGAGATCCCCAAAAGAGGCTCATGCTTGCATGACCTCTGTCCTCTCTGGCCCCAGTACTCCTCCTCTGCAAAACCCAGCATGTGAAGAGACAAGCAGTGAGGTGCCCTGTGGCCACACCAGCATTCAGGGGGGCTCTTCCCCTTgttccagctcagagcagctgtccTGTCACCCCATTCCTCGAAAGACACGCAGATGGCAGAAACCTGCAGTGGGGAGGAAACGTCGCTGCCTCAGACGGAGCAGGGGACACTATACTGACCCAGAAGATCTCtatgattttgtttttactgttgCTAGAGAGGATAATTCAGGGTTACTGGACAAAACCAGGACCACAGAGGGAGAGAACACTGAGAACTGGACTAGTTCCTCCCCAAGATCTCCATGCACTGGCCATGCTGGCTGTAAGAAAAGAGGAGGACCTGCTGGAACCCTTTCTCTGAAAGCTGCTCACCGCTTCCGAAGTGTCTCCACACTGGAATTGTTCTCCATTCCTTTGACTGGGGAGACATGTCGGACTCTGAGTAacctgctgagctcctgggtGTCTTTAGAAAACCTGGTTCTGTCCTACAATGGTCAGTAATGTGAATAGTACACTTCCTTCTAGCCCTGCTCTAATGGTCTGGCTTACAGCTCACCCTGCATTAGTTTTCACAGGAAGGGGCATTGTAGGAGTATCGGTGCCCCATCTTGAGAAAGGTGTTGGGTGAGATGTTTAACAAGTGTGAGGACTTAAGGGAGAGAATGggatccctgtcccagagcagcctgtggCTTTGTGCCTGAACGCCCTTCAGAGAGGGCAAAGGGAAGAGCCAGATCTGCATCTCCCATGCAGAGAGCATAGCTTAAGGATGCGTGGATAAAGCGGTCTGTGGGTTTAGCCTTTGACTCGGGCTGCcattgctgcagctcctgctctgtgtgtcagTGCCTACACACACAGCTGACACTTTTCTGTACAAATGCTGTTCCAGGCCTGAATGCCAACATCTCCTGCATCCTCTCTGGGCTCCGGGCCCTGTCCCGCCACCCAGAGTGCCGCTTCCGCGTGCTCCGCGTCAGCGACATGTTCTCCCACATGCCCTGCATGGAGCTCGTCCGCTGCGTCCTGAgcgccctgccccagctccacaCGCTCTCTGTCAGCTTCGACCTCAAAAACcagctggagggcagcaggCCAGAGGCAAGTCTGAGCTGCAGCGAGGCAGAAATCCCAGGTAGGTATTGTCATTCTGAGTGATGGCCAGGACTTGGCAGCAGGTAGAGCTGTAAAGTCTTGCTACAGGCTTCACTCAACACTATTACGGTGGTTTGTTGTTAGGCAATTACAGCCTTACCTTTCTGATTTAGTTGTTGTTGCAGTTTGGCCCTTCCAGTCTAAGGTGTTCTGTGGAACTGGAATCTtggagaaaatgttttattgctGTATCCCAGCATGCTGCAACATCAGCTTTGTACAGGGCCAGTCACAACCTGCTACCTGTGACTGTCCACGGGGTCCTGTCCCACCAGATCTGTAAATCCACTGGGAGCTTCCACTTTGTCTATTCCATTGACTGTGAGGCTGTAAGCCTTTGACACACCCTTAAGCAGAGGGAAAGCATCCTTTGATCATCCCAGTACCACAGGAGTTAGCAAAGCACCACTCAAGCCTTTGGATTACAGTCTGGGAGCTACAGCACAGGGTGCTTAGCTCACAGGTCTCCCATCACCCTTATTGGCCCTTGAATTGCCAGAAAAGCAGTGAGCAAAGCCTGAGCAAGCTTGGAGTAGGGTCAGGAAAGACCTGTACTCTGGGAAGGCACTGACTGGCTTGTGCCTTGAAGGGTGACCTTTTCTCAAGCATTGGTGAGCACAGTAGAAATTGGTGGCCCTGTGGTCTGGCAGGAATCCTGGAGTGAGCTGTAAGTGATTGACATATCCCAGGtctgtgctgccagagctcagggcagggcatgGTGCATAGGCAGTTTGTATCAACCTGAAGGATGGTGGTGTTGGGTATCCAGGCTTCCTGCTTGCTGTAGCTACACTGAAGCCAGGCACTCCAGAGCAAACTCTTTCATTGTGTTTCTTCCCTTAGGCAGCtgcctggaggtgctggagatCAGATTCCCCAGGGAACCTCTGCACACTGCGTTCCTGCTGCCGGTGCTCAAGGCGTCCAAGTCCCTCCAGCAGCTGTCCCTTGACAGTGCCacactgccctgtccccaggagctcgGGCTCCTTTTGGAGGTGCTCAAAGGTACTCTGCTAACCCATAGGCAGCATCACTGGGGCACACACACTGTAGCTTCCATCCTGTGGTCTTCCATCCCCTAGCATGAAGCCAGCTTAGGTGGGTCCATCGGTCCATCTCTTCAGCGTGGACACCCTTTAAGTTtccagagaaaaggaaatgggtGTCAACCATCCCATGTGCTGTGTTATGTGGATGATCCTGCACAGCACAATGATTCCTTTTTAATTGGCCACAATCCAGCACAAATTAGCCGCAGTCTAAGTTAGTTTCTGGGTCTTAGCTGGTAGCTGGGTCAGGGTCTTTGTATCCCAAGGATGTGCAGTGCTTTACCTGAGAAGTCATTTTGCTTTTAGAGTGTACTCCAAATTTGAAGAAACTGAGCTTTCATGATGTGAACCTGGCTGAGCACCAGAAAGAAGTTCTGCTTCTGCTTCAGGATCCTGGCCTGCAAGGtacaggcagctcctgggtgcTTGGAAAGGTGCTGTGGGTGGCTgcttttggctggctggcatTCAAGAGGGGATCTTTGGATGTAAGGTTTAGCCAAATGTTACAGACATTTGGAGCAGATCTGCAGGTGTTGTCAGAGTGAACATGCCTGTCTTTGTGCCAGTGGAGcagaagagctgctggcacGTCCTGCAGGGAAGTGTCTCAGctataaaacaatttttaaccTGCAGAGCACATCAGCCTTTAATTGggtgagctggcagagccactTGCCTGGGTGTGATCTTGCTCTCCTCTGACACAGCAGAAGTGCTGTTATATGCAAtccactgctggggcagctttGTTCTTGCATGTGGATTaggggctggagctgtctgCAGAATGCAGTTATGGAATACTGAAGCACAGGGAGTACTCATATGTACTGTAAATccatttcttcacagaaatcaCCTTTTCCTTCTGCCGGCTGTTTGAAAGCTCTACTGCTGAGTTTTTGTCAGAAATAATCAATACAGTGAAAAGAAATTCATCACTCAAGAGCCTCAAACTGCCTGGGAACCGCCTTGGTGCGTATGCTGTGTGTGGCGTGGGGCCTTTGAGCAGCTCTCTGGAGGGAactctggggctggggtcaAGAAAGACCACTGAGAGCTGCTGACTGCAGTGCTGAACTTAACTTACCCTATGCTGGAGCACTGGGATTTATCTCACAAAATAAGGAGCACTGGATCCATTTTTAAAGGCAGAATTTCAGTTGCATTCAGCAGTGTACCAAGGTACTGTGCAGGAATTAtggctgcttttctctgcagcagatACAAATTCCAGATTTGACTGAACTCTGATCTGCTTCAGACTTTAAGAGGAGCAGATCCAGCATCAGATGCACTGCCTCTGATTCAGAGGCACAGCTTTTGCCCAAGTTTGGGCAGTTTGTGTCTCAACAGCTGTTGGCAGCCACTGGAGGGATGAGAACAAGTAAAAGAAGATTTGTGTCAAAGAAATGGAACTGAATTTACAGAAGTGATAGGCTTTTTGAATCACAGGCCAAGtagaaatgtttgaaaaattaattgcagATAGATCCAGAATattgttttctgttattttaacaAAGTAAAACAGGAAAGCTTGGGATAAATGGAATACACATAATTTCTTAAACAAAGCTGCATCTGGACTTCTCaaacaaaaccatgatttttcTAGGGACACAAACTACCCTATCAGCAAATGTTTTCAATTGCCTCGAACATTATGCTCAGGGGGATGAACTCACTTGATGTCAGTGAGGGGCAGAGGTGGGCTCTTTGTGTTGCATTCATGTGCTTACAGACGCCTTTTCTGCACTATTATCCCAGCCCTATGACAATTTAAAGTTTAAGACCATTTCCAATTTGCATCTAATAGTGCATTTCTCCCTTTCAGGGAATCACAGGCTGGTTGCCCTTGCAGACATTTTCTCTGAAgattcctcctcttctctctgccagctggatgtcaggtattctgCTTCTCCAAACACTGAATTCCTTGTTGAGGAAGGGAGAGAGCTGAACTGGGCTCTGACAGCAGGAGAACCTGAGCATGGCTTTGTTCCTTGAGAGAATGTGTGCCCAGGAAAAGCTCAGAGAATGCTGCAGTGGGCACATCACCCTCAGGGACCTCCAAGAACTCTGACATATTTCACTTTTAGGAGTCAAGCTCCATCTTTAAAGCAGCTTTGGTTTGATGCTCCCTTGGGAGCCTCCTGAGCTGTAGGTTGGGACTAACatcccttctttccttcttagGCATCAGTGTGAACAGCTCTGTTCCCACTGCCCCTTCATAGCAAGGGAATGCTGTCACTGTTCCTGGCACATCCTGAGAATGCCTCTGCATTCCTTTCCTCAGCACTGGTCTTCAGTCAGAACTGCTGCTCTTGTCTTGACCCAGTGGCCTTACAGATAGGCAGCAACCTTCATGAAGCACGTGGGGTGGCATTTCTGCCATACTAACAACTGCTTTGCTTGATTCTGTTCCCCCCTTCTTTACATCCTCATGGCTCAGGTTGCTCACACAGTACATAGGCTTGACAATTTATTCAACCATGGCCACATTCCTTCAGCAAGCTTGAAGCCTGATTGTTACTGTGCCTCTGACAAGACTTAAATCCAGCATGCAACTTGATATTTATTTACACATCTCTACATGGGAATTGACCTTTTAATCTCCTAGACATAACAGGATCTGGCACATGCCCTTCAAATTTTCTCAGCAAGAAGAGATAAATGATCACTTACTGCTGAGTCTTACACTGGGACCAGTAGGTTGGGCCAGGTCTCTTGGTCCAGAGAGTTGACAGCTGCAACATTTTAAGGCCAGAGCTAGGTCTGCTTAAATCAGTAGTAAGAGGTCTGGAGTTTAACTTGGTAGTTTTTAAAACCACTTTGGTTTAAAAAGGTTTCCAGCCCTTCATAATCAGTTTTGGTTTTCATGAGAAACGCTTAGATTTTGTACTGCTGAAAAAAGTGCAGCTGGACTTGAAAGCTCCTCAGGTACCTGCACAGGCAGTTACTAATTTAA belongs to Haemorhous mexicanus isolate bHaeMex1 chromosome 9, bHaeMex1.pri, whole genome shotgun sequence and includes:
- the LRRC41 gene encoding leucine-rich repeat-containing protein 41 — encoded protein: MAARCGRSVAEAVMAAERPCSLFALSAAAVSRSMAALERDVWALPGHLLRGLLPLLTIFHLERAEDAARRAGLSTQPIWRKLWDDVMKTRPPNSESITCWRKKFLETFFSNVLHGVLDVSSDWRLHDRHFSPLLHSSPHVSQLTLCNMLQGAVELTAEHNHKVLENLAASLRVLKFQHLLSCDQSIRRSLVLLLHRLIHHGSVSQVSMCSWPVPDTVLLVLILTMSAGFWRSGNALTCHGSPCGLCREEDKAQSQESAQEEAERGCSAEREGSGAENQKRSPKEAHACMTSVLSGPSTPPLQNPACEETSSEVPCGHTSIQGGSSPCSSSEQLSCHPIPRKTRRWQKPAVGRKRRCLRRSRGHYTDPEDLYDFVFTVAREDNSGLLDKTRTTEGENTENWTSSSPRSPCTGHAGCKKRGGPAGTLSLKAAHRFRSVSTLELFSIPLTGETCRTLSNLLSSWVSLENLVLSYNGLNANISCILSGLRALSRHPECRFRVLRVSDMFSHMPCMELVRCVLSALPQLHTLSVSFDLKNQLEGSRPEASLSCSEAEIPGSCLEVLEIRFPREPLHTAFLLPVLKASKSLQQLSLDSATLPCPQELGLLLEVLKECTPNLKKLSFHDVNLAEHQKEVLLLLQDPGLQEITFSFCRLFESSTAEFLSEIINTVKRNSSLKSLKLPGNRLGNHRLVALADIFSEDSSSSLCQLDVSSNCIKPDGLLEFTKKLEGHIQQRGGQLPFTHLRLFQNWLDQDAETAQEALRRLRAVCSVVNDAWDSSQAFADYISVM